A region of Maridesulfovibrio sp. DNA encodes the following proteins:
- a CDS encoding multidrug effflux MFS transporter has translation MKDTLKISFAGLVLLLFMITSICRLATSIYLPALPIIGDSLHLEESVLGLTLTVYFFGFSFFTLVAGPLSDAWGRRRVLLIGAAVFMFGSLVCATAQGGTALLAGRLLQAIGACSIPVTSRALVRDAFEDQQVITVIGWMGVLGAIVPSIAPILGGAITEYIGWRYTFGFLAFTSFFILLTASWKLPETLPEEKRHPLTLPHIFKSFFTMLTHRGFLFAIIPVIFCFAIQGLYFTCAPFVFIKQMQLTPTQFGLTNLVLVGSLMAGRILCPILTKRLSSQRAYAFCGGIALIAGVGFFTLFSIRTLHLWQIFIPAGMFGLSFGTMVPIGVKDALTYFKHQSGAASALYGSLTRGASGVFSAIAGVGMSMDIEPVHVLAGIASFCCLMITLTTMAAFMKKNKLVPESSAGEN, from the coding sequence ATGAAAGACACATTGAAGATCTCTTTTGCCGGTCTAGTCCTACTGCTGTTTATGATCACCTCCATCTGCAGGCTGGCGACCAGCATATACCTTCCCGCGCTCCCGATCATCGGGGACAGTCTCCATCTGGAAGAATCAGTTCTCGGTTTGACCCTGACGGTCTACTTTTTCGGGTTTTCTTTTTTCACACTTGTAGCCGGACCGCTGAGTGATGCCTGGGGGAGACGGCGGGTTCTTTTGATCGGCGCTGCTGTGTTCATGTTCGGCAGCCTTGTCTGTGCTACAGCTCAGGGCGGTACAGCGCTTTTGGCCGGGCGTCTGCTGCAGGCTATCGGTGCCTGTTCCATTCCCGTGACAAGTCGCGCGCTGGTGCGTGACGCCTTTGAGGATCAGCAGGTTATAACCGTCATTGGCTGGATGGGGGTGCTCGGAGCTATAGTCCCCTCCATTGCCCCCATACTGGGCGGCGCGATCACTGAATATATAGGATGGCGGTATACTTTCGGTTTTCTGGCTTTTACCAGTTTTTTTATTTTGCTTACGGCATCATGGAAACTGCCGGAAACCCTGCCGGAGGAAAAACGGCACCCGCTTACCCTGCCCCATATTTTCAAAAGTTTTTTTACCATGCTGACCCATAGGGGATTCCTGTTCGCCATTATCCCGGTAATTTTCTGTTTTGCCATACAGGGGCTTTATTTCACCTGTGCCCCGTTTGTCTTTATCAAGCAGATGCAGCTTACCCCCACCCAGTTCGGCCTGACCAACCTTGTGCTGGTCGGTTCCCTTATGGCCGGGCGTATACTCTGTCCAATACTCACCAAGCGTTTAAGCAGTCAGAGGGCTTACGCGTTTTGCGGTGGGATTGCCCTGATTGCCGGTGTGGGATTTTTTACCCTGTTTTCCATCAGGACTCTTCATCTCTGGCAGATCTTCATACCTGCGGGCATGTTCGGGTTGTCGTTCGGAACTATGGTTCCCATCGGGGTGAAAGATGCCTTGACCTATTTTAAGCACCAGTCCGGTGCTGCTTCCGCTCTGTACGGCAGCCTGACCCGTGGAGCGAGCGGGGTTTTCAGTGCAATTGCCGGGGTGGGGATGAGCATGGACATAGAGCCCGTCCACGTTCTGGCCGGAATTGCATCTTTTTGCTGCCTGATGATTACCCTGACAACCATGGCCGCTTTCATGAAGAAAAACAAACTTGTTCCTGAATCAAGTGCCGGTGAAAATTAA
- a CDS encoding GH3 auxin-responsive promoter family protein: MLVEDIYALGDRELFPKYLSLCENPQAVQEQLLRDILEENKDTALGKKYGFSKIESVEDFQKSLPVSGWDDIKSLSRKMELGEKDQLFAGQPKYFIVTSGTTGKCKYLPESFLGQKAKSITSKLRRMVIISGTPAALAGKIFTISNSAGIGKVDCGIPFGYASGVTLMETPAALRSKVAYPLDILNIQDQDTLDYSLMRFAIEQNVTAIIGNNAGRMEKLILMAQKKAEEIINDIEQGTLSVSVNLDSGLLDSLSMEPNPQRAEELRAMLAAGRPFLPVSYWPDLAVFTCWLGGSVGRYVQGVKPLLGEQVQYKDCGYGASEGKFNIPMKMDEPAGTLALLAAFYEFESLDDDGRIYQAHELEDGRQYKIIITTFSGLYRYDLKDIIEVRGFTGKTPNIFFVNKTKDVGNICGEKLSAQSVIEAVEGLAPKHGVAVKHFCAVADVENSRYDICMELDGDTAPSEAFAAELDAIFSEGIVYIAKRRQELLFAPRILVMEKGWQEALYAEKTGGSISIAQIKLPVIYDKIPQPDFVASIIE, translated from the coding sequence ATGCTGGTAGAAGATATATACGCGCTGGGTGACAGAGAACTTTTTCCGAAATATCTTTCATTGTGTGAGAATCCGCAGGCCGTTCAGGAACAGCTTCTGCGTGATATTCTGGAAGAAAACAAGGACACCGCTCTGGGTAAAAAATATGGTTTCTCCAAAATTGAATCTGTTGAAGACTTTCAGAAAAGTCTTCCTGTTTCCGGCTGGGACGATATTAAGAGCCTGAGCCGGAAAATGGAATTGGGGGAAAAGGACCAGCTTTTCGCCGGACAGCCCAAATATTTTATTGTCACCAGCGGTACTACTGGAAAATGCAAATACCTGCCGGAAAGTTTTCTTGGCCAGAAAGCGAAGTCCATAACCAGTAAATTACGGCGCATGGTCATTATTTCCGGGACTCCGGCAGCTCTGGCCGGTAAAATTTTTACCATTTCGAACAGCGCGGGTATTGGGAAGGTGGATTGCGGAATTCCCTTTGGATACGCATCCGGTGTGACTTTGATGGAAACACCTGCAGCCCTGCGCAGCAAGGTTGCCTATCCTTTGGATATCTTGAATATTCAGGATCAGGATACACTTGATTATTCCCTGATGCGTTTTGCCATTGAACAGAATGTTACTGCAATTATCGGCAACAATGCAGGCCGGATGGAAAAACTTATCCTCATGGCGCAGAAAAAAGCCGAGGAAATTATCAATGATATTGAGCAAGGAACATTAAGTGTTTCCGTAAATCTTGATTCCGGGTTGCTGGATTCCCTTTCCATGGAACCCAATCCTCAACGGGCTGAAGAGCTGCGCGCAATGCTTGCAGCAGGACGGCCGTTTCTGCCGGTATCATACTGGCCTGATCTGGCTGTGTTTACCTGCTGGCTTGGCGGCTCTGTCGGACGGTATGTGCAGGGGGTAAAGCCTCTCCTCGGCGAACAGGTGCAGTACAAGGATTGCGGTTATGGCGCCAGTGAGGGCAAGTTCAACATTCCCATGAAGATGGACGAACCTGCGGGCACTCTTGCTTTGCTGGCCGCATTCTATGAATTTGAGTCCCTTGATGATGACGGCAGAATATATCAGGCCCACGAACTTGAAGACGGCAGGCAGTACAAAATCATCATTACTACTTTTTCCGGTCTTTACCGTTATGATTTGAAGGATATAATTGAAGTTCGAGGGTTTACCGGGAAGACCCCCAACATCTTCTTTGTCAACAAAACAAAGGATGTGGGCAATATCTGCGGCGAAAAACTTTCTGCTCAAAGCGTGATTGAAGCTGTGGAAGGTTTGGCCCCGAAGCACGGTGTGGCAGTCAAGCATTTCTGTGCCGTGGCTGATGTGGAGAACAGCAGATACGACATCTGCATGGAGCTTGACGGCGACACCGCTCCTTCAGAAGCATTTGCTGCCGAGCTTGATGCAATTTTCAGCGAAGGAATTGTCTACATTGCCAAACGCAGGCAGGAGCTACTTTTCGCTCCCCGGATTCTGGTTATGGAAAAAGGGTGGCAGGAGGCTTTGTATGCGGAAAAAACAGGTGGCAGCATTTCCATTGCCCAGATTAAGCTTCCAGTCATTTATGATAAGATACCGCAGCCTGATTTTGTTGCGTCCATAATTGAATAA
- a CDS encoding aspartate/glutamate racemase family protein encodes MVSTENVIGVIGGLGNEAMVDLAKKIQFVPGYAQNSYVFYGNSRLAYKPHEVGQPWKPEDEPELRKKATAEHSARIMHFLGCGTVGLACNSAHELFREVMPALPLTFVDMIYETAQSLSGIGTKVLVLGVDSLVNSGLYHRALDQYGVQAVSPSAQNMVKVMSSIYDTGFGIKTAKITPEAEKMLCEVITDECERQGCRAVVLGCTELPLALTAESCACFKRDSLIPHDVKIVDASAVLAGSLVESACAGHLPESDLDFSPTVNTDWFSPAVFILDTLEELVEVQSEIIRLTVKHLDEKGTRLKGSYMHLPTLFAVGNPPEFFSRAKALSGSVSGMHENWKCSLADILEENFSSMSGCF; translated from the coding sequence ATGGTTTCCACTGAAAATGTTATCGGAGTGATCGGCGGACTCGGCAACGAGGCTATGGTTGATCTGGCAAAGAAAATCCAGTTTGTTCCAGGATATGCTCAAAATTCTTATGTTTTTTACGGTAATTCAAGGCTGGCATACAAGCCGCATGAGGTTGGACAGCCGTGGAAACCGGAGGATGAGCCGGAGCTACGCAAAAAAGCCACAGCCGAGCATTCAGCACGAATTATGCATTTTCTTGGCTGCGGCACGGTGGGACTGGCCTGCAACAGCGCCCATGAACTTTTCCGTGAGGTCATGCCCGCTCTACCGTTGACGTTTGTTGATATGATCTACGAGACCGCGCAGTCTTTGAGCGGGATCGGAACAAAGGTGCTGGTGCTCGGAGTGGACAGTTTAGTTAATTCCGGTCTTTATCACCGCGCTCTTGATCAGTACGGTGTGCAGGCGGTCAGTCCTTCGGCACAGAACATGGTTAAAGTAATGTCTTCTATTTATGATACCGGATTCGGTATTAAAACAGCCAAGATCACCCCGGAAGCTGAAAAAATGCTTTGTGAAGTTATTACGGACGAGTGTGAGCGGCAGGGCTGCAGGGCGGTGGTACTGGGCTGCACCGAACTCCCTTTGGCATTGACCGCTGAAAGCTGTGCCTGTTTTAAGAGGGATAGCTTAATTCCCCATGATGTGAAGATTGTGGATGCCTCGGCTGTTTTGGCTGGTTCTCTCGTGGAATCCGCATGTGCGGGGCATCTTCCAGAGTCGGATTTAGATTTTTCCCCAACTGTAAATACCGATTGGTTTTCTCCTGCGGTATTTATTCTCGATACGCTTGAAGAGCTGGTGGAAGTTCAATCTGAAATTATCAGGCTGACTGTCAAGCATCTGGATGAAAAGGGAACAAGGCTGAAAGGTAGTTATATGCATCTGCCGACTCTTTTCGCAGTAGGGAATCCTCCCGAATTTTTTTCTCGTGCAAAGGCTTTGTCAGGGTCTGTTAGTGGAATGCATGAAAATTGGAAATGTTCTTTAGCTGATATTTTGGAAGAGAATTTTAGTTCCATGTCCGGTTGTTTTTAG
- a CDS encoding alpha/beta fold hydrolase — protein sequence MKIRKEMILVRKAIPTIIALLLVYLLTYLLFLDHPDYVDEIVQDILFSISALVLLAITIRFFSLIMGITRIRREFGRYVVDKFTHTINQCKPLHQSFGKKKKHAVILLHGFISSPIVFDGLLQELNDNQIDYHAPLIHGFGVKRVQLLFSLTEDEWVRQVTETYDILASQYEHVSVIGHSLGGTLALYLSQIRPVKHLILLAPAIFPCSTQRVHNLLAENKFLYALVPWVFPLLPIFDKMRDDFDKKTAEKYNLYSVAPTRGAFNVLRLQAKIDVKKAQYETLDLFYGANDMAVDGEKVWDYFKQNNALHRVHRFDHTGHNPLIDGEGDFAGWIVGHILREELAWPPCKCNGAA from the coding sequence ATGAAGATCAGAAAAGAAATGATTCTGGTGCGTAAAGCGATACCTACTATTATCGCTTTGCTACTGGTTTACTTGTTGACATATCTGCTGTTTCTTGACCACCCAGACTATGTTGATGAGATTGTGCAGGATATTTTGTTTTCCATTTCTGCATTGGTCCTGCTTGCCATTACTATACGGTTTTTCTCTCTCATTATGGGAATAACAAGAATCAGGCGTGAATTCGGCCGGTATGTGGTGGACAAGTTTACCCACACTATCAACCAGTGCAAACCCCTGCACCAGTCTTTCGGCAAAAAGAAAAAGCACGCTGTAATCCTGCTCCACGGTTTTATTTCATCTCCCATAGTTTTTGATGGACTTCTTCAGGAGTTGAATGACAATCAGATTGATTACCATGCCCCGCTTATCCACGGATTCGGTGTAAAGCGTGTTCAGCTTCTTTTTTCCCTCACAGAAGATGAATGGGTGCGGCAGGTGACTGAGACATATGACATTCTTGCCAGCCAGTATGAGCATGTTTCGGTGATCGGACATTCTCTGGGCGGTACTCTGGCTCTTTATCTTTCACAGATCCGGCCTGTTAAGCACTTAATTTTGCTGGCCCCGGCAATTTTCCCCTGCAGTACGCAGAGAGTTCATAATTTACTGGCTGAAAACAAGTTTCTGTATGCATTGGTTCCATGGGTATTTCCCCTCTTGCCGATTTTTGACAAGATGCGCGATGATTTCGATAAAAAGACCGCCGAGAAGTATAACCTTTATTCTGTGGCCCCAACCCGCGGGGCCTTCAATGTTTTGCGGTTGCAGGCCAAAATTGACGTAAAAAAAGCGCAGTACGAAACGTTGGATTTGTTCTACGGAGCAAACGATATGGCGGTAGATGGAGAAAAAGTCTGGGATTATTTCAAACAGAACAATGCCCTGCACCGCGTTCACAGGTTCGACCATACCGGGCATAATCCGCTTATCGACGGAGAAGGGGATTTTGCCGGCTGGATTGTAGGTCATATCCTTCGTGAAGAGCTGGCATGGCCCCCGTGTAAATGCAACGGAGCTGCTTAG
- a CDS encoding RimK family alpha-L-glutamate ligase: protein MNGWVLYVGEPVTELLRLQETAKAAGFDISIVDPWKVEIMVSDKQTAYVDGTEIALPDFALAGFVSNASYHNVSLLRQLESKGVLCVNKASTLTKTKDKLLTLQLLSAHGIPVPKTLLLSYPCNTDMIEKEFGYPLVVKVIGGSKGNGVALVDSAKQLNNMVQMFEAGGIQEDVLIQEFIETSRGRDVRILIVDHKPVSAMIRSNSRKDGFKSNYSAGGQVNSFDLTPEMEELAVRVSNVLELNIGGIDLLFTEDGFKVCEANSIPGFEGMEKACDINVPAEILKSIARQLKERKQG, encoded by the coding sequence ATGAACGGTTGGGTATTATATGTTGGGGAGCCTGTTACAGAGCTTCTTAGATTGCAGGAAACAGCCAAGGCTGCTGGATTTGATATTTCTATAGTAGATCCGTGGAAAGTTGAGATAATGGTATCAGATAAGCAGACCGCTTATGTGGACGGCACCGAAATTGCGTTGCCGGACTTTGCTCTTGCCGGGTTTGTCAGCAATGCCAGCTATCATAATGTCTCTCTTCTCAGGCAGTTGGAAAGCAAAGGTGTCCTTTGCGTAAACAAAGCTTCTACTCTCACAAAGACCAAGGACAAGCTTTTAACCTTGCAACTCCTGTCCGCCCACGGAATTCCCGTTCCCAAGACATTGCTGCTTTCCTATCCCTGCAACACCGACATGATTGAAAAAGAATTCGGATATCCACTTGTCGTCAAGGTTATCGGTGGGTCCAAGGGTAACGGTGTTGCGTTGGTTGATTCAGCCAAGCAATTGAATAACATGGTTCAGATGTTTGAAGCCGGCGGGATTCAGGAAGACGTCCTGATTCAGGAATTTATCGAAACAAGCCGCGGACGCGATGTGCGTATCCTGATTGTTGATCATAAACCGGTTTCCGCAATGATTAGAAGCAATTCCCGCAAGGACGGGTTTAAGTCCAATTATTCCGCAGGCGGGCAGGTGAATTCTTTCGACCTGACTCCGGAAATGGAAGAGCTGGCTGTCCGGGTCAGCAATGTGCTTGAACTTAATATCGGCGGTATCGATTTGTTATTTACCGAAGACGGTTTTAAAGTTTGTGAGGCTAATTCAATTCCCGGTTTTGAGGGGATGGAGAAGGCTTGCGACATCAATGTCCCGGCTGAAATTTTAAAAAGTATCGCCCGGCAGTTGAAGGAACGGAAACAGGGGTAA
- a CDS encoding dipeptide ABC transporter ATP-binding protein: MSEFLLQAEDLKVHFPIRKGILSRVQGYVYAVDGIDIELRKGETLGIVGESGCGKSTAGLAMMRLIEPTFGTVRWQGRDMGEMSAKEMRALRREMQLIFQDPYSSLNPRMNVNQILSNPMDVHGMYKGSERADRLAFLLKTVGMNPDQGMRYPHEFSGGQRQRLGIARALALNPSVIIGDEPVSALDVSIQAQIINLLMDLKKQFDLSLLIISHDLAVVEYICDRIVVMYLGKVVETGSYTDIYSNPKHPYTQALLSAVPVPDPRRTKNRQILTGDVPSPINPPSGCRFHTRCPKAMDICSQETPVATNFGEGHQASCHLY, encoded by the coding sequence ATGTCTGAATTTTTATTGCAAGCAGAGGACCTCAAGGTCCACTTCCCCATCAGAAAAGGAATCCTCTCCCGCGTTCAAGGCTATGTCTACGCGGTGGACGGCATTGATATAGAACTGCGTAAAGGGGAAACTCTGGGCATCGTCGGTGAATCCGGCTGCGGTAAGTCCACTGCCGGACTGGCCATGATGCGCCTCATCGAACCCACTTTTGGTACCGTGCGCTGGCAGGGACGCGACATGGGCGAGATGTCTGCCAAGGAGATGCGAGCCTTGCGCCGGGAAATGCAGCTCATCTTTCAGGACCCATACTCTTCGCTCAACCCGCGCATGAACGTGAACCAGATTCTCTCAAACCCCATGGACGTGCACGGCATGTACAAGGGCAGCGAACGCGCTGACAGGCTTGCCTTCCTGCTTAAAACAGTAGGCATGAACCCGGATCAGGGTATGCGCTACCCGCACGAATTCTCCGGCGGGCAAAGACAGCGTCTGGGCATTGCCCGCGCACTGGCCCTGAACCCATCGGTGATCATCGGTGACGAACCTGTTTCCGCCCTTGATGTATCCATTCAGGCCCAGATCATCAACCTGCTCATGGACCTGAAAAAGCAGTTCGACCTTTCCCTGCTCATTATTTCCCACGACCTCGCAGTTGTGGAATACATCTGTGACCGCATTGTGGTCATGTATCTGGGTAAAGTTGTGGAGACCGGTTCCTACACCGACATCTACAGCAACCCCAAGCATCCCTACACGCAGGCACTGCTATCTGCCGTTCCGGTCCCGGACCCGCGCCGGACCAAAAACAGGCAAATCCTGACCGGGGATGTTCCCAGCCCTATCAATCCCCCTTCCGGCTGCAGGTTCCATACCCGCTGCCCGAAAGCGATGGATATATGTTCACAGGAAACACCCGTTGCCACGAACTTCGGTGAGGGGCATCAGGCTTCATGCCACTTGTACTAA
- a CDS encoding efflux RND transporter periplasmic adaptor subunit, producing MGSFYKNITIQLCCLLCCLAIYSTPVSAAKKKAPKAPPSVVVHTITEQEINPYQEFVGRIEAMQAVAIQARVQGYLEEVAFREGSMVDAGQLLYKIEPDVYRAKVNVNRAKRSKCEAALTKAQQYYKRIKTVKRGGVSAADRDTAESDLLQAKANLQEAQANLNQSNLDLSYTTITSPIRGRIGKTSYTKGNLVSSSSGTLARIVQIDPIRATFSISENMLAAAQQFRHEPRNSKVIKLRMSGDRVYPLTGVLEFLDNEVDRTTGTVAVRAVFPNPDGLLVPGQYVTVLVGVSKPQKKAVVPQAAVLEDKDGKYVFVVDGNKIVQQKRIKIGIAKDTQWAVESGLLPGESVIVSGIQKVRPGMEVNPSSAKQ from the coding sequence ATGGGATCTTTTTATAAGAACATAACAATTCAACTCTGCTGTCTTCTGTGTTGTCTGGCTATTTACAGCACTCCCGTTTCGGCTGCTAAAAAGAAAGCTCCTAAAGCTCCGCCTTCGGTGGTGGTGCATACTATTACTGAACAGGAAATTAATCCGTATCAGGAGTTTGTCGGTCGTATTGAAGCGATGCAGGCTGTAGCCATTCAGGCCCGGGTTCAGGGTTATCTGGAAGAAGTCGCTTTCAGAGAGGGCAGCATGGTTGATGCCGGGCAGTTGCTTTATAAAATTGAACCTGATGTATATAGGGCCAAAGTTAACGTCAACAGGGCCAAAAGGTCCAAGTGCGAAGCGGCACTGACAAAAGCTCAGCAGTATTACAAGAGGATTAAGACCGTTAAGCGGGGCGGGGTTTCCGCAGCAGACAGGGATACGGCGGAAAGTGACCTGTTGCAGGCCAAGGCCAATCTGCAGGAGGCGCAAGCCAACCTGAATCAGTCTAATCTGGACCTGAGTTATACAACCATCACCTCTCCGATCAGGGGCCGCATCGGTAAAACCAGCTACACAAAGGGCAACCTTGTTTCTTCCAGCTCCGGGACACTGGCCCGTATCGTTCAGATTGATCCTATCCGGGCGACTTTCTCCATAAGCGAAAATATGCTTGCGGCCGCCCAGCAGTTTCGGCACGAACCCAGAAACAGCAAGGTTATTAAACTTAGAATGTCCGGGGACAGGGTCTACCCGCTGACCGGGGTCCTTGAGTTTCTGGATAACGAGGTGGACAGGACTACAGGAACAGTGGCAGTGAGGGCTGTTTTCCCCAACCCTGACGGTCTGCTGGTTCCCGGACAGTATGTTACTGTGCTGGTAGGGGTGAGCAAACCCCAGAAAAAAGCTGTCGTCCCTCAGGCTGCTGTGCTGGAAGACAAGGACGGCAAATATGTTTTCGTAGTTGACGGCAATAAGATCGTTCAGCAGAAGCGAATCAAGATCGGTATAGCCAAGGATACCCAGTGGGCTGTTGAAAGCGGCCTTCTCCCCGGCGAAAGTGTCATCGTGTCCGGCATCCAGAAGGTTCGGCCCGGAATGGAAGTCAATCCGTCATCCGCAAAGCAATAA
- a CDS encoding ABC transporter substrate-binding protein, giving the protein MPLVLSGMKKDKLILEVDPMKRLAVVAALVAMLTLPSLAMAKADLTIATDAPPLSMNPQAHSSDANFSYMSNFFDGLLQRKNGKLVPALATEWKRIDANTWEFKLRKGVKFHNGNDFNADDVVFTFERMKNSKYSKLLNFGNAIASMETPDKYTVIFKTVKPVPWFAETMHQNFIVDKESSLKRDDGDYNTKPIGTGAYIFDEWVKGSYLRMHANPDYWEGAPKYKTIEMRPIVEEATRFAALAGKQVDLVNGVPLTLADRIAKMPTVEMIQRPARRCIFLSIGNKPGTPYADIRVRQAIALAINEDEIIEKVMHGQATKAHQIPDAATVGYDASIKRLEYNPEKAKQLLAEAGYKDGFEITIAGPNDRYINDEKICEAVAKYLAKVGLKVNLDVKPKSIFFSELTSQKYPFYLIGWFDGSYDFGRSAEKLLHTVDKDKGMGGYNGASYSNPELDKKLIASADIVDRAEREKALQEINRISLEEVSTIPLHYQQDMYAVIKGKGIKFTPRPDRWITVKEIQ; this is encoded by the coding sequence ATGCCACTTGTACTAAGCGGCATGAAAAAAGATAAACTTATTCTGGAGGTAGACCCCATGAAACGTTTGGCTGTTGTTGCGGCTCTCGTCGCAATGCTCACACTGCCCTCCCTTGCCATGGCCAAGGCTGACCTGACCATTGCAACGGACGCTCCGCCCCTATCCATGAACCCGCAGGCGCACTCTTCCGACGCCAACTTCTCTTACATGTCCAACTTCTTCGATGGCCTGCTCCAGCGCAAGAACGGCAAACTCGTTCCCGCTCTGGCAACAGAATGGAAGCGTATCGACGCCAACACATGGGAATTCAAACTGCGCAAGGGTGTAAAATTCCACAACGGCAATGATTTTAACGCAGATGACGTTGTCTTCACCTTCGAACGCATGAAGAACTCCAAGTACTCCAAGCTGCTTAACTTCGGTAACGCCATCGCATCCATGGAAACCCCGGACAAGTACACAGTAATTTTCAAAACCGTAAAGCCTGTACCCTGGTTCGCAGAAACCATGCACCAGAACTTCATCGTAGACAAAGAATCTTCCCTCAAACGTGATGATGGCGACTACAACACCAAGCCTATCGGAACAGGTGCCTACATCTTTGATGAGTGGGTTAAAGGTTCATACCTGCGCATGCATGCCAACCCCGACTACTGGGAAGGCGCACCTAAATACAAAACCATTGAAATGCGTCCCATCGTTGAAGAAGCAACCCGTTTCGCCGCTCTGGCAGGCAAGCAGGTAGATCTGGTCAACGGTGTACCCCTGACTCTGGCAGACCGCATTGCCAAAATGCCTACCGTTGAAATGATCCAGCGTCCCGCTCGCCGCTGCATCTTCCTCTCCATCGGCAACAAACCCGGCACTCCCTACGCTGACATACGCGTACGTCAGGCCATTGCCCTTGCAATCAATGAAGATGAAATCATTGAAAAAGTAATGCACGGACAGGCAACCAAAGCTCATCAGATTCCCGATGCAGCCACCGTGGGTTACGACGCATCCATTAAACGTCTTGAGTATAATCCTGAAAAAGCCAAACAGCTTCTGGCTGAAGCCGGCTACAAAGACGGCTTTGAAATCACCATCGCCGGTCCCAATGACCGTTACATCAACGATGAAAAAATCTGTGAAGCTGTTGCCAAATACCTCGCCAAGGTCGGCCTGAAGGTCAACCTCGATGTTAAGCCCAAGTCCATCTTCTTCAGCGAACTCACCAGCCAGAAGTATCCCTTCTACCTGATCGGCTGGTTCGACGGCTCCTACGACTTCGGCCGCTCCGCAGAAAAACTGCTCCACACCGTGGACAAGGATAAAGGTATGGGCGGATACAACGGTGCTTCCTACTCCAACCCCGAGCTGGACAAGAAACTCATCGCATCCGCAGATATCGTGGACCGTGCCGAGCGTGAAAAAGCTCTGCAGGAGATCAACCGCATATCTCTCGAAGAGGTATCCACCATTCCCCTGCATTACCAGCAGGACATGTACGCCGTGATCAAGGGCAAGGGCATCAAGTTCACCCCGCGCCCCGACCGCTGGATCACTGTTAAGGAAATTCAGTAA
- a CDS encoding ABC transporter ATP-binding protein encodes MEQIAKNEILKIRNLQTYFFSSDGTAKAVDGATFSLRKGKVLGVVGESGCGKSVTAQSVMRLVPSPPGKIVGGEIMFDGQDLTKLSMAEMRHIRGNRISMIFQEPMTSLNPVFTIGDQLSEMFILHRNMNKKEARDASTEMLAKVQIPAPEARIGEYPHQLSGGMRQRVMIAMALSCDPEVLIADEPTTALDVTVQAQILDLIIKLKDDFGTAVEMITHDLGVIAETADSIVVMYAGKVVEQADTIELFENTLHPYTRGLLNSTPVLGRRTAGKFERLNEIKGMVPSLYNLPKGCKFCERCPEAMPICSQKEPELTEINASHAVRCWLHIPH; translated from the coding sequence ATGGAACAAATTGCCAAAAATGAAATTTTGAAGATACGCAATCTTCAAACCTACTTTTTCTCTTCCGACGGCACAGCCAAAGCAGTAGACGGCGCCACATTCTCCCTCAGAAAAGGAAAGGTCCTTGGGGTTGTTGGTGAATCCGGTTGCGGGAAAAGCGTCACCGCACAATCGGTTATGAGACTGGTACCCAGCCCTCCCGGTAAAATCGTCGGTGGCGAAATCATGTTTGACGGACAGGACCTGACCAAACTGAGCATGGCTGAAATGCGCCATATCAGGGGCAACAGGATTTCCATGATCTTCCAGGAGCCCATGACCTCCCTCAACCCGGTATTCACCATCGGCGACCAGCTTTCAGAAATGTTCATCCTGCATAGGAATATGAACAAAAAAGAAGCACGGGACGCATCTACTGAAATGCTGGCCAAAGTCCAGATTCCAGCCCCGGAAGCAAGGATAGGTGAATACCCGCACCAGCTTTCCGGCGGTATGCGCCAGCGGGTCATGATTGCCATGGCCCTGTCCTGCGATCCGGAAGTACTCATTGCCGACGAACCGACCACAGCACTGGACGTGACCGTTCAGGCCCAGATTCTGGACTTGATCATTAAATTAAAAGACGACTTCGGCACCGCAGTGGAAATGATCACCCACGACCTCGGCGTTATTGCCGAAACAGCTGATTCCATCGTGGTTATGTATGCGGGCAAGGTGGTAGAACAGGCCGATACCATAGAACTTTTTGAAAACACCCTGCATCCATACACAAGAGGGCTGCTCAACTCCACTCCGGTTCTGGGCCGCCGCACCGCAGGCAAATTTGAACGGCTTAATGAAATCAAAGGGATGGTCCCCAGCCTCTACAACCTTCCAAAGGGCTGCAAGTTCTGTGAACGCTGCCCGGAGGCCATGCCTATCTGCAGTCAGAAAGAACCGGAACTAACTGAAATCAACGCTAGCCACGCGGTTCGCTGCTGGCTGCATATCCCCCACTAG